Proteins found in one Magnolia sinica isolate HGM2019 chromosome 5, MsV1, whole genome shotgun sequence genomic segment:
- the LOC131245495 gene encoding E3 ubiquitin-protein ligase CCNB1IP1 homolog isoform X5 yields the protein MRCNACWRELEGRAISTTCGHLLCTEDASKILSSDAACPICDQVLSKSLMKPVDINPNDEWTNMAMAGIAPQFAMKGAYRSVMFFIGQKELESQYKLNKIVGQCRQKCEAMQEKFTEKLEQLHTAYQKLSKRCQMLEQELECVSKDKQELQEKFAEKSRQKRKLDEMYDQLRSENDSLKRSAIQPASNFFQRVEPELFSSPANMMDNRDHLRQGPREDLWHSARQKNSNSGPFDVSGGSPARPGPVPGDASNRRATRPIFGAGPSNPSTTLRNLILSPMKRPQLSRNRPHMFTL from the exons ATGAGGTGCAATGCCTGCTGGCGTGAACTGGAAGGCCGAGCCATATCGACCACATGCGGCCATCTGCTTT GCACGGAAGATGCGAGCAAGATCCTCAGCAGCGATGCTGCATGTCCCATCTGCGATCAGGTGCTCTCCAAAAG CCTCATGAAACCAGTTGATATTAATCCCAATGATGAATGGACAAAC ATGGCCATGGCTGGAATAGCTCCACAGTTTG CGATGAAGGGTGCTTACCGATCCGTGATGTTCTTCATCGGGCAAAAGGAACTGGAGTCTCAATACAAACTGAACAAAATTGTTGGCCAATGCCGGCAGAAATGTGAGGCCATGCAAGAGAAGTTCACAGAAAAACTGGAGCAATTGCATACTGCATACCAGAAATTGTCCAAAAGATGCCAGATGCTGGAGCAGGAGCTTGAATGCGTGTCCAAGGATAAGCAAGAACTCCAAGAGAAGTTCGCTGAGAAATCCAG GCAGAAGAGAAAACTCGATGAGATGTATGATCAGTTGAGAAGTGAGAATGATTCTTTGAAGCGATCAGCCATCCAGCCCGCCAGCAACTTCTTTCAGAGAGTTGAGCCTGAGTTGTTCTCAAGTCCAGCTAATATGATGGACAACAGAGATCACCTCAGACAAG GGCCAAGAGAAGACTTATGGCATTCAGCCAGACAAAAGAATTCCAACTCTGGTCCTTTTGATGTTTCTGGTGGTTCCCCGGCAAGACCAGGGCCAGTTCCCGGGGATGCGAGCAACAGAAGAGCCACTCGTCCTATTTTTGGAGCTGGTCCTAGCAACCCTTCCACGACTTTGCGGAATCTCATACTTTCACCAATGAAGCGACCTCAGCTCTCTCGCAATCGCCCTCACATGTTCAC GCTCTAA
- the LOC131245495 gene encoding E3 ubiquitin-protein ligase CCNB1IP1 homolog isoform X4, whose translation MRPSALYPLDGFLNRRIGTEDASKILSSDAACPICDQVLSKSLMKPVDINPNDEWTNMAMAGIAPQFAMKGAYRSVMFFIGQKELESQYKLNKIVGQCRQKCEAMQEKFTEKLEQLHTAYQKLSKRCQMLEQELECVSKDKQELQEKFAEKSRQKRKLDEMYDQLRSENDSLKRSAIQPASNFFQRVEPELFSSPANMMDNRDHLRQGSKLEGGLVVDPVADMHCSCSSVFKPPLLCFPIRKCEYWSGSQKFLAPFSIAFAFVVTGCFEMSYNTRRLSGPFFILLVVRKTELVERTHIYT comes from the exons ATGCGGCCATCTGCTTTGTATCCACTTGAC GGGTTTCTTAACCGCAGGATAGGCACGGAAGATGCGAGCAAGATCCTCAGCAGCGATGCTGCATGTCCCATCTGCGATCAGGTGCTCTCCAAAAG CCTCATGAAACCAGTTGATATTAATCCCAATGATGAATGGACAAAC ATGGCCATGGCTGGAATAGCTCCACAGTTTG CGATGAAGGGTGCTTACCGATCCGTGATGTTCTTCATCGGGCAAAAGGAACTGGAGTCTCAATACAAACTGAACAAAATTGTTGGCCAATGCCGGCAGAAATGTGAGGCCATGCAAGAGAAGTTCACAGAAAAACTGGAGCAATTGCATACTGCATACCAGAAATTGTCCAAAAGATGCCAGATGCTGGAGCAGGAGCTTGAATGCGTGTCCAAGGATAAGCAAGAACTCCAAGAGAAGTTCGCTGAGAAATCCAG GCAGAAGAGAAAACTCGATGAGATGTATGATCAGTTGAGAAGTGAGAATGATTCTTTGAAGCGATCAGCCATCCAGCCCGCCAGCAACTTCTTTCAGAGAGTTGAGCCTGAGTTGTTCTCAAGTCCAGCTAATATGATGGACAACAGAGATCACCTCAGACAAG GCTCTAAGcttgaaggaggattagttgtgGATCCGGTTGCAGATATGCATTGCTCGTGTTCCAGTGTTTTCAAGCCCCCTTTACTCTGTTTTCCTATAAGAAAATGTGAATATTGGTCTGGTAGTCAAAAGTTTCTTGCCCCCTTCTCCATTGCTTTTGCTTTTGTTGTGACTGGCTGCTTTGAAATGTCATACAATACACGCAGGCTATCTGGACCTTTCTTTATTTTGTTGGTAGTCAGGAAAACAGAACTTGTAGAGAGAACACATATCTACACATGA
- the LOC131245495 gene encoding E3 ubiquitin-protein ligase CCNB1IP1 homolog isoform X3, with translation MRCNACWRELEGRAISTTCGHLLCTEDASKILSSDAACPICDQVLSKSLMKPVDINPNDEWTNMAMAGIAPQFAMKGAYRSVMFFIGQKELESQYKLNKIVGQCRQKCEAMQEKFTEKLEQLHTAYQKLSKRCQMLEQELECVSKDKQELQEKFAEKSRQKRKLDEMYDQLRSENDSLKRSAIQPASNFFQRVEPELFSSPANMMDNRDHLRQDRSVFTPETPGPREDLWHSARQKNSNSGPFDVSGGSPARPGPVPGDASNRRATRPIFGAGPSNPSTTLRNLILSPMKRPQLSRNRPHMFT, from the exons ATGAGGTGCAATGCCTGCTGGCGTGAACTGGAAGGCCGAGCCATATCGACCACATGCGGCCATCTGCTTT GCACGGAAGATGCGAGCAAGATCCTCAGCAGCGATGCTGCATGTCCCATCTGCGATCAGGTGCTCTCCAAAAG CCTCATGAAACCAGTTGATATTAATCCCAATGATGAATGGACAAAC ATGGCCATGGCTGGAATAGCTCCACAGTTTG CGATGAAGGGTGCTTACCGATCCGTGATGTTCTTCATCGGGCAAAAGGAACTGGAGTCTCAATACAAACTGAACAAAATTGTTGGCCAATGCCGGCAGAAATGTGAGGCCATGCAAGAGAAGTTCACAGAAAAACTGGAGCAATTGCATACTGCATACCAGAAATTGTCCAAAAGATGCCAGATGCTGGAGCAGGAGCTTGAATGCGTGTCCAAGGATAAGCAAGAACTCCAAGAGAAGTTCGCTGAGAAATCCAG GCAGAAGAGAAAACTCGATGAGATGTATGATCAGTTGAGAAGTGAGAATGATTCTTTGAAGCGATCAGCCATCCAGCCCGCCAGCAACTTCTTTCAGAGAGTTGAGCCTGAGTTGTTCTCAAGTCCAGCTAATATGATGGACAACAGAGATCACCTCAGACAAG ATCGGTCGGTTTTCACTCCTGAAACTCCAGGGCCAAGAGAAGACTTATGGCATTCAGCCAGACAAAAGAATTCCAACTCTGGTCCTTTTGATGTTTCTGGTGGTTCCCCGGCAAGACCAGGGCCAGTTCCCGGGGATGCGAGCAACAGAAGAGCCACTCGTCCTATTTTTGGAGCTGGTCCTAGCAACCCTTCCACGACTTTGCGGAATCTCATACTTTCACCAATGAAGCGACCTCAGCTCTCTCGCAATCGCCCTCACATGTTCACGTAA
- the LOC131245495 gene encoding E3 ubiquitin-protein ligase CCNB1IP1 homolog isoform X1: MRCNACWRELEGRAISTTCGHLLCTEDASKILSSDAACPICDQVLSKSLMKPVDINPNDEWTNMAMAGIAPQFAMKGAYRSVMFFIGQKELESQYKLNKIVGQCRQKCEAMQEKFTEKLEQLHTAYQKLSKRCQMLEQELECVSKDKQELQEKFAEKSRQKRKLDEMYDQLRSENDSLKRSAIQPASNFFQRVEPELFSSPANMMDNRDHLRQGSKLEGGLVVDPVADMHCSCSSVFKPPLLCFPIRKCEYWSGSQKFLAPFSIAFAFVVTGCFEMSYNTRRLSGPFFILLVVRKTELVERTHIYT; this comes from the exons ATGAGGTGCAATGCCTGCTGGCGTGAACTGGAAGGCCGAGCCATATCGACCACATGCGGCCATCTGCTTT GCACGGAAGATGCGAGCAAGATCCTCAGCAGCGATGCTGCATGTCCCATCTGCGATCAGGTGCTCTCCAAAAG CCTCATGAAACCAGTTGATATTAATCCCAATGATGAATGGACAAAC ATGGCCATGGCTGGAATAGCTCCACAGTTTG CGATGAAGGGTGCTTACCGATCCGTGATGTTCTTCATCGGGCAAAAGGAACTGGAGTCTCAATACAAACTGAACAAAATTGTTGGCCAATGCCGGCAGAAATGTGAGGCCATGCAAGAGAAGTTCACAGAAAAACTGGAGCAATTGCATACTGCATACCAGAAATTGTCCAAAAGATGCCAGATGCTGGAGCAGGAGCTTGAATGCGTGTCCAAGGATAAGCAAGAACTCCAAGAGAAGTTCGCTGAGAAATCCAG GCAGAAGAGAAAACTCGATGAGATGTATGATCAGTTGAGAAGTGAGAATGATTCTTTGAAGCGATCAGCCATCCAGCCCGCCAGCAACTTCTTTCAGAGAGTTGAGCCTGAGTTGTTCTCAAGTCCAGCTAATATGATGGACAACAGAGATCACCTCAGACAAG GCTCTAAGcttgaaggaggattagttgtgGATCCGGTTGCAGATATGCATTGCTCGTGTTCCAGTGTTTTCAAGCCCCCTTTACTCTGTTTTCCTATAAGAAAATGTGAATATTGGTCTGGTAGTCAAAAGTTTCTTGCCCCCTTCTCCATTGCTTTTGCTTTTGTTGTGACTGGCTGCTTTGAAATGTCATACAATACACGCAGGCTATCTGGACCTTTCTTTATTTTGTTGGTAGTCAGGAAAACAGAACTTGTAGAGAGAACACATATCTACACATGA
- the LOC131245495 gene encoding E3 ubiquitin-protein ligase CCNB1IP1 homolog isoform X6, whose amino-acid sequence MRCNACWRELEGRAISTTCGHLLCTEDASKILSSDAACPICDQVLSKSLMKPVDINPNDEWTNMAMAGIAPQFAMKGAYRSVMFFIGQKELESQYKLNKIVGQCRQKCEAMQEKFTEKLEQLHTAYQKLSKRCQMLEQELECVSKDKQELQEKFAEKSRQKRKLDEMYDQLRSENDSLKRSAIQPASNFFQRVEPELFSSPANMMDNRDHLRQGPREDLWHSARQKNSNSGPFDVSGGSPARPGPVPGDASNRRATRPIFGAGPSNPSTTLRNLILSPMKRPQLSRNRPHMFT is encoded by the exons ATGAGGTGCAATGCCTGCTGGCGTGAACTGGAAGGCCGAGCCATATCGACCACATGCGGCCATCTGCTTT GCACGGAAGATGCGAGCAAGATCCTCAGCAGCGATGCTGCATGTCCCATCTGCGATCAGGTGCTCTCCAAAAG CCTCATGAAACCAGTTGATATTAATCCCAATGATGAATGGACAAAC ATGGCCATGGCTGGAATAGCTCCACAGTTTG CGATGAAGGGTGCTTACCGATCCGTGATGTTCTTCATCGGGCAAAAGGAACTGGAGTCTCAATACAAACTGAACAAAATTGTTGGCCAATGCCGGCAGAAATGTGAGGCCATGCAAGAGAAGTTCACAGAAAAACTGGAGCAATTGCATACTGCATACCAGAAATTGTCCAAAAGATGCCAGATGCTGGAGCAGGAGCTTGAATGCGTGTCCAAGGATAAGCAAGAACTCCAAGAGAAGTTCGCTGAGAAATCCAG GCAGAAGAGAAAACTCGATGAGATGTATGATCAGTTGAGAAGTGAGAATGATTCTTTGAAGCGATCAGCCATCCAGCCCGCCAGCAACTTCTTTCAGAGAGTTGAGCCTGAGTTGTTCTCAAGTCCAGCTAATATGATGGACAACAGAGATCACCTCAGACAAG GGCCAAGAGAAGACTTATGGCATTCAGCCAGACAAAAGAATTCCAACTCTGGTCCTTTTGATGTTTCTGGTGGTTCCCCGGCAAGACCAGGGCCAGTTCCCGGGGATGCGAGCAACAGAAGAGCCACTCGTCCTATTTTTGGAGCTGGTCCTAGCAACCCTTCCACGACTTTGCGGAATCTCATACTTTCACCAATGAAGCGACCTCAGCTCTCTCGCAATCGCCCTCACATGTTCACGTAA
- the LOC131245495 gene encoding E3 ubiquitin-protein ligase CCNB1IP1 homolog isoform X2 — protein MRCNACWRELEGRAISTTCGHLLCTEDASKILSSDAACPICDQVLSKSLMKPVDINPNDEWTNMAMAGIAPQFAMKGAYRSVMFFIGQKELESQYKLNKIVGQCRQKCEAMQEKFTEKLEQLHTAYQKLSKRCQMLEQELECVSKDKQELQEKFAEKSRQKRKLDEMYDQLRSENDSLKRSAIQPASNFFQRVEPELFSSPANMMDNRDHLRQDRSVFTPETPGPREDLWHSARQKNSNSGPFDVSGGSPARPGPVPGDASNRRATRPIFGAGPSNPSTTLRNLILSPMKRPQLSRNRPHMFTL, from the exons ATGAGGTGCAATGCCTGCTGGCGTGAACTGGAAGGCCGAGCCATATCGACCACATGCGGCCATCTGCTTT GCACGGAAGATGCGAGCAAGATCCTCAGCAGCGATGCTGCATGTCCCATCTGCGATCAGGTGCTCTCCAAAAG CCTCATGAAACCAGTTGATATTAATCCCAATGATGAATGGACAAAC ATGGCCATGGCTGGAATAGCTCCACAGTTTG CGATGAAGGGTGCTTACCGATCCGTGATGTTCTTCATCGGGCAAAAGGAACTGGAGTCTCAATACAAACTGAACAAAATTGTTGGCCAATGCCGGCAGAAATGTGAGGCCATGCAAGAGAAGTTCACAGAAAAACTGGAGCAATTGCATACTGCATACCAGAAATTGTCCAAAAGATGCCAGATGCTGGAGCAGGAGCTTGAATGCGTGTCCAAGGATAAGCAAGAACTCCAAGAGAAGTTCGCTGAGAAATCCAG GCAGAAGAGAAAACTCGATGAGATGTATGATCAGTTGAGAAGTGAGAATGATTCTTTGAAGCGATCAGCCATCCAGCCCGCCAGCAACTTCTTTCAGAGAGTTGAGCCTGAGTTGTTCTCAAGTCCAGCTAATATGATGGACAACAGAGATCACCTCAGACAAG ATCGGTCGGTTTTCACTCCTGAAACTCCAGGGCCAAGAGAAGACTTATGGCATTCAGCCAGACAAAAGAATTCCAACTCTGGTCCTTTTGATGTTTCTGGTGGTTCCCCGGCAAGACCAGGGCCAGTTCCCGGGGATGCGAGCAACAGAAGAGCCACTCGTCCTATTTTTGGAGCTGGTCCTAGCAACCCTTCCACGACTTTGCGGAATCTCATACTTTCACCAATGAAGCGACCTCAGCTCTCTCGCAATCGCCCTCACATGTTCAC GCTCTAA